In Octopus bimaculoides isolate UCB-OBI-ISO-001 chromosome 26, ASM119413v2, whole genome shotgun sequence, the following are encoded in one genomic region:
- the LOC106871748 gene encoding FAS-associated death domain protein, which translates to MADVYNEMLEKLSSNISDNNLQAMKNHCKGTIPQSKLEDIKNGYSFFEVLEEEDKLGPFRLDFLKNTFHACKLQTFAEFVDYFEKNRKLSDKIFNSSILDDAISYVVKHIGSRDWRFLVRDLGVSETDISYIADENPRNVREQIYQCFLLWKSTQGSNATIHRLTQILNKMHRNDILEGLKKLNGQH; encoded by the coding sequence ATGGCAGATGTATACAATGAAATGTTGGAAAAGCTGAGCAGTAATATCTCAGATAACAATCTACAAGCAATGAAGAATCATTGCAAGGGTACAATTCCACAGAGTAAACTAGAAGATATTAAGAATGGTTACAGTTTCTTCGAAGTGCTTGAAGAAGAAGATAAACTTGGCCCCTTCAGACTCGATTTCTTGAAAAACACATTTCATGCATGTAAACTACAGACGTTTGCGGAATTTGTCGATTATTTTGAGAAGAATAGAAAACtttcagataaaatatttaattcctcGATTCTCGATGATGCGATCAGTTACGTGGTGAAACATATAGGCTCAAGAGACTGGAGGTTTTTGGTTCGCGATTTGGGCGTCAGTGAAACAGACATTAGTTATATTGCTGATGAAAACCCCAGAAATGTACGCGAACAGATCTACCAGTGTTTCCTGTTGTGGAAGTCGACACAAGGATCGAATGCTACCATACACAGGTTGacacaaattttaaataaaatgcatCGAAACGATATTTTAGAAGGATTAAAGAAACTCAACGGGCAACATTAA